From the genome of Pantoea alfalfae, one region includes:
- the tusA gene encoding sulfurtransferase TusA has protein sequence MSDAFSSADHQLDARGLRCPEPVMMVRKTVRSLQDGETLLIIADDPATTRDIPGFCRFMEHGLLAQQTDTLPYQFLIRKGIAG, from the coding sequence ATGAGCGATGCCTTTTCCTCTGCCGACCATCAGCTGGACGCCCGTGGCCTGCGTTGCCCGGAGCCGGTGATGATGGTGCGCAAAACCGTACGCAGCCTGCAGGATGGCGAGACGTTACTGATCATCGCCGATGATCCGGCAACGACCCGCGATATTCCCGGCTTCTGCCGCTTTATGGAACATGGCCTGCTGGCGCAGCAGACCGACACGCTGCCCTATCAGTTTCTGATCCGCAAAGGTATAGCCGGTTAA
- the iolE gene encoding myo-inosose-2 dehydratase, which translates to MNKENVKLAIAPIGWTNDDMPDLGSENTFQQTVSEMALAGFTGSEVGSKYPRDPAILKPMLDIRGIEICNAWFSTFFANGDKEKTIEQFIEHMNFLHAMGARVIGCSEQSKSIQGTGLAVFEEKAIFSDEEWRLTAEGYNELARIAADKGMRVTLHHHMGTGIQTTEEIDRFMTMTDEQVGLLYDTGHVYYSEGSQQKMLAVLEKYLPRIFHVHLKDVRDEVVAEVRENHLSFLEGVKKGTFTVPGDGVIDFKPVFKILDDYGYKGWMVVEAEQDPALANPFEYAVKARKYIRENTGL; encoded by the coding sequence ATGAACAAAGAGAATGTAAAACTGGCGATCGCGCCGATCGGCTGGACCAACGATGACATGCCGGATCTCGGCAGTGAAAACACCTTTCAGCAGACCGTCAGTGAGATGGCGCTGGCGGGCTTTACCGGTAGCGAAGTGGGCAGCAAATACCCGCGGGATCCGGCGATTCTGAAACCGATGCTCGATATTCGCGGCATCGAAATCTGCAATGCCTGGTTCAGCACCTTTTTTGCCAACGGCGATAAAGAGAAAACCATCGAACAGTTCATCGAGCACATGAACTTCCTGCATGCGATGGGCGCGCGGGTGATTGGCTGTTCTGAGCAGAGTAAAAGTATTCAGGGCACCGGGCTTGCGGTGTTTGAAGAGAAAGCGATTTTCAGCGATGAAGAGTGGCGGTTAACGGCAGAGGGCTACAACGAACTGGCCCGCATCGCAGCGGACAAGGGGATGCGCGTGACGCTGCATCACCACATGGGCACCGGCATTCAGACCACTGAAGAGATTGACCGGTTTATGACGATGACTGACGAGCAGGTTGGTTTACTCTATGACACCGGCCACGTCTACTACTCCGAAGGCTCCCAGCAGAAGATGCTGGCGGTACTGGAAAAATATCTGCCGCGCATCTTCCATGTTCATCTTAAGGATGTGCGTGATGAAGTGGTGGCTGAGGTGCGCGAGAACCATCTCTCATTCCTGGAGGGCGTCAAAAAGGGCACCTTTACCGTACCTGGCGATGGCGTGATCGACTTCAAACCCGTGTTTAAAATCCTGGACGATTACGGCTACAAAGGCTGGATGGTGGTGGAAGCGGAGCAGGATCCGGCGCTGGCCAATCCGTTTGAGTATGCGGTGAAAGCGCGGAAATATATCCGGGAAAATACAGGCTTATAA
- a CDS encoding 7-cyano-7-deazaguanine/7-aminomethyl-7-deazaguanine transporter produces MLAFSSRQRMHALFWLSLFHLLVITSSNYLVQLPISVFGFHTTWGAFSFPFIFLATDLTVRIFGAPLARRIILAVMIPALFISYGVSALFYQGEWQGWQALEVMNLFVARIACASFMAYALGQILDVHVFNRLRRLPQWWIAPGCAMFLGNISDTLAFFFIAFYKSPDAFMAQHWVEIALVDYSFKVLICMVFFLPAYGVLLNAALKRLAERQTARQVNFG; encoded by the coding sequence ATGCTCGCATTTTCTTCACGTCAGCGCATGCATGCGCTTTTCTGGCTATCGCTGTTTCACCTGCTGGTGATCACCTCCAGTAACTACCTGGTTCAGTTGCCGATCTCCGTCTTTGGCTTCCACACCACCTGGGGCGCGTTCAGCTTCCCGTTTATCTTCCTGGCGACCGATCTCACCGTGCGTATTTTTGGCGCACCGCTGGCCCGACGCATTATTCTGGCCGTAATGATCCCGGCGCTGTTTATCTCTTATGGCGTCTCGGCGCTGTTCTATCAGGGTGAATGGCAGGGCTGGCAGGCGCTGGAAGTGATGAACCTGTTTGTGGCCCGTATCGCCTGCGCCAGCTTTATGGCTTATGCACTGGGTCAGATCCTCGACGTTCATGTCTTTAACCGTCTGCGTCGTCTGCCTCAGTGGTGGATAGCACCCGGCTGCGCCATGTTCCTGGGGAATATCAGCGATACGCTGGCCTTCTTCTTTATCGCCTTCTATAAAAGCCCCGATGCGTTTATGGCGCAGCACTGGGTTGAGATTGCTCTGGTAGATTACAGCTTCAAGGTGCTGATCTGCATGGTCTTCTTCCTGCCCGCCTACGGCGTACTGCTCAATGCCGCGCTGAAACGTCTGGCTGAACGCCAGACCGCCCGCCAGGTCAATTTCGGCTAA
- a CDS encoding DcrB family lipoprotein, which translates to MRNLVKYVGMGLLVLGLAACDQKKDEAANDNGVSASQSAQTVTLMDGKLSFSLPPGMSDKSGKLGSQTTNMHVYADETGARAIIVIAGDPTNDGLDVLSQRMEQQQRNRDPQLQVVSNKSVTLKDQPAQQLDTVISANNQTSWSSVVLAKVDGKLVTLQITLPGDNQQQAQSDADNIVKSITLK; encoded by the coding sequence ATGCGCAACCTGGTGAAATATGTAGGAATGGGTTTACTGGTACTTGGCCTGGCGGCCTGTGACCAGAAGAAAGATGAAGCGGCGAACGACAACGGCGTCAGCGCCAGTCAGTCGGCGCAGACCGTCACGCTGATGGATGGCAAACTGAGCTTCTCGCTGCCACCAGGCATGTCCGATAAAAGCGGTAAACTGGGTTCGCAGACTACGAACATGCACGTTTATGCGGATGAAACCGGTGCCCGCGCCATTATTGTGATTGCCGGTGACCCGACCAATGATGGTCTGGATGTGCTGTCGCAGCGCATGGAACAGCAGCAGCGTAACCGCGATCCGCAGTTGCAGGTGGTGTCGAACAAATCTGTGACGCTGAAAGATCAGCCCGCCCAGCAGCTGGATACGGTGATTTCTGCTAACAACCAGACCTCATGGTCTTCCGTGGTTCTGGCAAAAGTGGATGGCAAGCTGGTGACACTGCAGATTACGCTGCCAGGCGATAATCAGCAGCAGGCACAGAGCGATGCTGACAACATTGTGAAAAGCATTACGCTGAAGTAA